In one window of Spodoptera frugiperda isolate SF20-4 chromosome 11, AGI-APGP_CSIRO_Sfru_2.0, whole genome shotgun sequence DNA:
- the LOC118274613 gene encoding ectonucleoside triphosphate diphosphohydrolase 5 isoform X2, giving the protein MEIRQRKLKDDTAAPHINIRSRNIKHPRKLKKIFIFLIVLALCITYFLDSYICMKTEVLRRIRNEPSDCRFWLLAGQSQWLDGIAKSLGYESVYHHAVIIDAGSSGSRVIAYKFRVPLTLYNFVSVYGPSNLDLVEEFFEQSKPGLSSYADDPAKGADTIVQLIKKAEFLTPPEKRKSTPLIVRATAGLRLLPADKAQQLIDHVARAIMQLGYDVAPDGVKIMDGSDEGIFIWYTINLLHNLIGGTTMAALDLGGGSTQITYQLSDKETANFPKKDQYVVPAGENITLYTHSYLKLGLLAARYGVFQTEASQADTQEFRSVCVDPIIQREPWTYANKNYFVSGAFRVHGSKRAAIYSACHAVVRRSVLPAVDWEPRRAPLGSIAAMSYFYDVAADAGIIDVMTGGQVSVAAYRKAALEACSTPNVDQPWACIDLVYIVTLLQDVYKISDEEPVYLFKKVNGHEVSWALGLAYTTIMNRIVITP; this is encoded by the exons ATAGCTACATATGTATGAAAACGGAGGTGTTACGACGCATCAGAAATGAACCTTCGGATTGCAGATTTT GGCTGTTGGCGGGCCAGTCACAATGGCTGGATGGCATCGCGAAGAGTTTGGGCTACGAGAGTGTCTATCACCACGCGGTCATCATCGATGCTGGCTCTTCGGGATCCAGGGTGATTGCTTATAAGTTTAGAGTACCTTTGACAC TGTATAACTTTGTTTCAGTATACGGCCCGAGTAACCTGGACTTAGTTGAAGAGTTCTTTGAGCAGTCCAAACCCGGACTCTCGTCTTACGCCGACGACCCTGCAAAG GGTGCAGATACAATAGTGCAATTAATAAAGAAAGCGGAGTTCCTCACTCCTCCCGAGAAGAGGAAGTCCACTCCTCTCATAGTGCGGGCCACGGCTGGGCTGCGGCTGTTGCCAGCTGATAAGGCGCAGCAATTAATTGACCATGTCGCTAGAGCTATAATGCA GCTGGGTTACGACGTGGCTCCCGATGGTGTCAAGATCATGGACGGCTCTGATGAAGGAATCTTCATCTGGTACACCATCAACCTCTTGCATA ACCTAATAGGAGGGACAACGATGGCGGCCCTGGACCTCGGCGGCGGGTCCACACAGATCACTTACCAGTTGAGCGACAAAGAGACTGCCAACTTCCCCAAAAAGGACCAATACGTCGTGCCCGCTGGGGAGAACATCACCCTGTATACACATAG CTACTTGAAGCTGGGTCTTTTAGCGGCTCGTTACGGCGTGTTCCAAACAGAGGCGTCGCAGGCAGACACGCAAGAGTTCCGCTCAGTGTGCGTGGACCCCATCATACAGCGGGAACCGTGGACCTATGCCAACAAGAACTACTTCGTCAG CGGCGCATTCCGCGTGCACGGGTCGAAGCGGGCGGCGATATACTCGGCGTGCCACGCAGTGGTGCGGCGCAGCGTGCTGCCCGCCGTGGACTGGgagccgcgccgcgcgccgctcgGCAGCATCGCCGCCATGAGCTACTTCTACGACGTCGCCGCCGACGCCGGCATTATAG ATGTAATGACAGGCGGGCAAGTGTCGGTGGCAGCTTACCGCAAGGCAGCTTTGGAAGCGTGTTCCACTCCCAACGTGGACCAGCCGTGGGCCTGCATAGACTTGGTATACATCGTCACGCTACTGCAGGACGTGTACAAGATCAGTGACGAGGAACCTGTTTAT TTGTTCAAGAAAGTGAACGGGCACGAAGTATCGTGGGCGCTGGGACTCGCGTACACGACCATCATGAACCGCATCGTGATCACGCCTTAG
- the LOC118274613 gene encoding nucleoside-diphosphatase uda-1 isoform X9 — translation MTARNIVLILCWLLAGQSQWLDGIAKSLGYESVYHHAVIIDAGSSGSRVIAYKFRVPLTLYNFVSVYGPSNLDLVEEFFEQSKPGLSSYADDPAKGADTIVQLIKKAEFLTPPEKRKSTPLIVRATAGLRLLPADKAQQLIDHVARAIMQLGYDVAPDGVKIMDGSDEGIFIWYTINLLHNLIGGTTMAALDLGGGSTQITYQLSDKETANFPKKDQYVVPAGENITLYTHSYLKLGLLAARYGVFQTEASQADTQEFRSVCVDPIIQREPWTYANKNYFVSGAFRVHGSKRAAIYSACHAVVRRSVLPAVDWEPRRAPLGSIAAMSYFYDVAADAGIIDVMTGGQVSVAAYRKAALEACSTPNVDQPWACIDLVYIVTLLQDVYKISDEEPVYLFKKVNGHEVSWALGLAYTTIMNRIVITP, via the exons ATGACTGCGCGTAACATCGTCCTAATACTGTGTT GGCTGTTGGCGGGCCAGTCACAATGGCTGGATGGCATCGCGAAGAGTTTGGGCTACGAGAGTGTCTATCACCACGCGGTCATCATCGATGCTGGCTCTTCGGGATCCAGGGTGATTGCTTATAAGTTTAGAGTACCTTTGACAC TGTATAACTTTGTTTCAGTATACGGCCCGAGTAACCTGGACTTAGTTGAAGAGTTCTTTGAGCAGTCCAAACCCGGACTCTCGTCTTACGCCGACGACCCTGCAAAG GGTGCAGATACAATAGTGCAATTAATAAAGAAAGCGGAGTTCCTCACTCCTCCCGAGAAGAGGAAGTCCACTCCTCTCATAGTGCGGGCCACGGCTGGGCTGCGGCTGTTGCCAGCTGATAAGGCGCAGCAATTAATTGACCATGTCGCTAGAGCTATAATGCA GCTGGGTTACGACGTGGCTCCCGATGGTGTCAAGATCATGGACGGCTCTGATGAAGGAATCTTCATCTGGTACACCATCAACCTCTTGCATA ACCTAATAGGAGGGACAACGATGGCGGCCCTGGACCTCGGCGGCGGGTCCACACAGATCACTTACCAGTTGAGCGACAAAGAGACTGCCAACTTCCCCAAAAAGGACCAATACGTCGTGCCCGCTGGGGAGAACATCACCCTGTATACACATAG CTACTTGAAGCTGGGTCTTTTAGCGGCTCGTTACGGCGTGTTCCAAACAGAGGCGTCGCAGGCAGACACGCAAGAGTTCCGCTCAGTGTGCGTGGACCCCATCATACAGCGGGAACCGTGGACCTATGCCAACAAGAACTACTTCGTCAG CGGCGCATTCCGCGTGCACGGGTCGAAGCGGGCGGCGATATACTCGGCGTGCCACGCAGTGGTGCGGCGCAGCGTGCTGCCCGCCGTGGACTGGgagccgcgccgcgcgccgctcgGCAGCATCGCCGCCATGAGCTACTTCTACGACGTCGCCGCCGACGCCGGCATTATAG ATGTAATGACAGGCGGGCAAGTGTCGGTGGCAGCTTACCGCAAGGCAGCTTTGGAAGCGTGTTCCACTCCCAACGTGGACCAGCCGTGGGCCTGCATAGACTTGGTATACATCGTCACGCTACTGCAGGACGTGTACAAGATCAGTGACGAGGAACCTGTTTAT TTGTTCAAGAAAGTGAACGGGCACGAAGTATCGTGGGCGCTGGGACTCGCGTACACGACCATCATGAACCGCATCGTGATCACGCCTTAG
- the LOC118274613 gene encoding nucleoside-diphosphatase uda-1 isoform X10, whose protein sequence is MTARNIVLILCWLLAGQSQWLDGIAKSLGYESVYHHAVIIDAGSSGSRVIAYKFRVPLTLYGPSNLDLVEEFFEQSKPGLSSYADDPAKGADTIVQLIKKAEFLTPPEKRKSTPLIVRATAGLRLLPADKAQQLIDHVARAIMQLGYDVAPDGVKIMDGSDEGIFIWYTINLLHNLIGGTTMAALDLGGGSTQITYQLSDKETANFPKKDQYVVPAGENITLYTHSYLKLGLLAARYGVFQTEASQADTQEFRSVCVDPIIQREPWTYANKNYFVSGAFRVHGSKRAAIYSACHAVVRRSVLPAVDWEPRRAPLGSIAAMSYFYDVAADAGIIDVMTGGQVSVAAYRKAALEACSTPNVDQPWACIDLVYIVTLLQDVYKISDEEPVYLFKKVNGHEVSWALGLAYTTIMNRIVITP, encoded by the exons ATGACTGCGCGTAACATCGTCCTAATACTGTGTT GGCTGTTGGCGGGCCAGTCACAATGGCTGGATGGCATCGCGAAGAGTTTGGGCTACGAGAGTGTCTATCACCACGCGGTCATCATCGATGCTGGCTCTTCGGGATCCAGGGTGATTGCTTATAAGTTTAGAGTACCTTTGACAC TATACGGCCCGAGTAACCTGGACTTAGTTGAAGAGTTCTTTGAGCAGTCCAAACCCGGACTCTCGTCTTACGCCGACGACCCTGCAAAG GGTGCAGATACAATAGTGCAATTAATAAAGAAAGCGGAGTTCCTCACTCCTCCCGAGAAGAGGAAGTCCACTCCTCTCATAGTGCGGGCCACGGCTGGGCTGCGGCTGTTGCCAGCTGATAAGGCGCAGCAATTAATTGACCATGTCGCTAGAGCTATAATGCA GCTGGGTTACGACGTGGCTCCCGATGGTGTCAAGATCATGGACGGCTCTGATGAAGGAATCTTCATCTGGTACACCATCAACCTCTTGCATA ACCTAATAGGAGGGACAACGATGGCGGCCCTGGACCTCGGCGGCGGGTCCACACAGATCACTTACCAGTTGAGCGACAAAGAGACTGCCAACTTCCCCAAAAAGGACCAATACGTCGTGCCCGCTGGGGAGAACATCACCCTGTATACACATAG CTACTTGAAGCTGGGTCTTTTAGCGGCTCGTTACGGCGTGTTCCAAACAGAGGCGTCGCAGGCAGACACGCAAGAGTTCCGCTCAGTGTGCGTGGACCCCATCATACAGCGGGAACCGTGGACCTATGCCAACAAGAACTACTTCGTCAG CGGCGCATTCCGCGTGCACGGGTCGAAGCGGGCGGCGATATACTCGGCGTGCCACGCAGTGGTGCGGCGCAGCGTGCTGCCCGCCGTGGACTGGgagccgcgccgcgcgccgctcgGCAGCATCGCCGCCATGAGCTACTTCTACGACGTCGCCGCCGACGCCGGCATTATAG ATGTAATGACAGGCGGGCAAGTGTCGGTGGCAGCTTACCGCAAGGCAGCTTTGGAAGCGTGTTCCACTCCCAACGTGGACCAGCCGTGGGCCTGCATAGACTTGGTATACATCGTCACGCTACTGCAGGACGTGTACAAGATCAGTGACGAGGAACCTGTTTAT TTGTTCAAGAAAGTGAACGGGCACGAAGTATCGTGGGCGCTGGGACTCGCGTACACGACCATCATGAACCGCATCGTGATCACGCCTTAG
- the LOC118274613 gene encoding nucleoside-diphosphatase uda-1 isoform X8, translated as MNLRIADFVRTVYFLSGLLAGQSQWLDGIAKSLGYESVYHHAVIIDAGSSGSRVIAYKFRVPLTLYNFVSVYGPSNLDLVEEFFEQSKPGLSSYADDPAKGADTIVQLIKKAEFLTPPEKRKSTPLIVRATAGLRLLPADKAQQLIDHVARAIMQLGYDVAPDGVKIMDGSDEGIFIWYTINLLHNLIGGTTMAALDLGGGSTQITYQLSDKETANFPKKDQYVVPAGENITLYTHSYLKLGLLAARYGVFQTEASQADTQEFRSVCVDPIIQREPWTYANKNYFVSGAFRVHGSKRAAIYSACHAVVRRSVLPAVDWEPRRAPLGSIAAMSYFYDVAADAGIIDVMTGGQVSVAAYRKAALEACSTPNVDQPWACIDLVYIVTLLQDVYKISDEEPVYLFKKVNGHEVSWALGLAYTTIMNRIVITP; from the exons ATGAACCTTCGGATTGCAGATTTTGTGCGTACTGTCTATTTCTTATCAG GGCTGTTGGCGGGCCAGTCACAATGGCTGGATGGCATCGCGAAGAGTTTGGGCTACGAGAGTGTCTATCACCACGCGGTCATCATCGATGCTGGCTCTTCGGGATCCAGGGTGATTGCTTATAAGTTTAGAGTACCTTTGACAC TGTATAACTTTGTTTCAGTATACGGCCCGAGTAACCTGGACTTAGTTGAAGAGTTCTTTGAGCAGTCCAAACCCGGACTCTCGTCTTACGCCGACGACCCTGCAAAG GGTGCAGATACAATAGTGCAATTAATAAAGAAAGCGGAGTTCCTCACTCCTCCCGAGAAGAGGAAGTCCACTCCTCTCATAGTGCGGGCCACGGCTGGGCTGCGGCTGTTGCCAGCTGATAAGGCGCAGCAATTAATTGACCATGTCGCTAGAGCTATAATGCA GCTGGGTTACGACGTGGCTCCCGATGGTGTCAAGATCATGGACGGCTCTGATGAAGGAATCTTCATCTGGTACACCATCAACCTCTTGCATA ACCTAATAGGAGGGACAACGATGGCGGCCCTGGACCTCGGCGGCGGGTCCACACAGATCACTTACCAGTTGAGCGACAAAGAGACTGCCAACTTCCCCAAAAAGGACCAATACGTCGTGCCCGCTGGGGAGAACATCACCCTGTATACACATAG CTACTTGAAGCTGGGTCTTTTAGCGGCTCGTTACGGCGTGTTCCAAACAGAGGCGTCGCAGGCAGACACGCAAGAGTTCCGCTCAGTGTGCGTGGACCCCATCATACAGCGGGAACCGTGGACCTATGCCAACAAGAACTACTTCGTCAG CGGCGCATTCCGCGTGCACGGGTCGAAGCGGGCGGCGATATACTCGGCGTGCCACGCAGTGGTGCGGCGCAGCGTGCTGCCCGCCGTGGACTGGgagccgcgccgcgcgccgctcgGCAGCATCGCCGCCATGAGCTACTTCTACGACGTCGCCGCCGACGCCGGCATTATAG ATGTAATGACAGGCGGGCAAGTGTCGGTGGCAGCTTACCGCAAGGCAGCTTTGGAAGCGTGTTCCACTCCCAACGTGGACCAGCCGTGGGCCTGCATAGACTTGGTATACATCGTCACGCTACTGCAGGACGTGTACAAGATCAGTGACGAGGAACCTGTTTAT TTGTTCAAGAAAGTGAACGGGCACGAAGTATCGTGGGCGCTGGGACTCGCGTACACGACCATCATGAACCGCATCGTGATCACGCCTTAG